The Chelonoidis abingdonii isolate Lonesome George chromosome 11, CheloAbing_2.0, whole genome shotgun sequence genomic interval CCGCCAGCCCTTGGCCAGAATTGCTCCCTACAAGCCACTCCCCCAACCCCGCAgaaggggagcagggggtgctAGAGCTCCTTGCTGAATTCCTGCAGGATGGTGTAGCCCAGCCAGCTGCGCCCGCCAGTGGGGCGGTAGCCACTGCTCTCAAAGAGGCTGATGGCAGCTTTGGTGACCACAGCAGTGTAGAGCACCACGCGCTCGTAGCCCTgtgcctgggcctgggcctccaGGAAGGCCAGCAGGCGGCGCCCCACGCCGGAGCGCCGGTACCAGCGGCTGACAGCCAAACGCCTCAGCTCAGCTGTACGGGTCACCCcctgtgggcagggctgcagcgcCATGCAGCCGCACACATCGTCGCCATCGTACACCGCCACCCAGATCCCACGCTGCCCCGAGCGGTAGTACGTGCCCAGGCAGCCAAGGTCCGGCGAGCGCCGCAGCAGCAGCTTGAGGGCCAGGATGGTGAAGAGCACAGGCCCCAGCAGCGCCGCTACAAAGGAGTTGAGCAGGAAGCGGAGGCCGCTGCTCACCACGGCCAGGAGCAGCAGCGCCAGGGGCCGTGTCAGGACATACAGGATCAGCCGATTCTCCATGTCCTTGAACCCATCCTGGGGGGAAAGGGCATGTCAGCAGGGCCTGGCACAAGGACAGCACAGCCAGGACAagcggggaggtgggggagagagtgcAGCGTAGGGTCAGGCTGTGATGTCGAGATCGCCATGGGCAGCAGCT includes:
- the NAT14 gene encoding putative N-acetyltransferase 14 isoform X2 → MENRLILYVLTRPLALLLLAVVSSGLRFLLNSFVAALLGPVLFTILALKLLLRRSPDLGCLGTYYRSGQRGIWVAVYDGDDVCGCMALQPCPQGVTRTAELRRLAVSRWYRRSGVGRRLLAFLEAQAQAQGYERVVLYTAVVTKAAISLFESSGYRPTGGRSWLGYTILQEFSKEL
- the NAT14 gene encoding putative N-acetyltransferase 14 isoform X1 translates to MPMLDPSQLVIREMQEDEEQMVLELLKDGFKDMENRLILYVLTRPLALLLLAVVSSGLRFLLNSFVAALLGPVLFTILALKLLLRRSPDLGCLGTYYRSGQRGIWVAVYDGDDVCGCMALQPCPQGVTRTAELRRLAVSRWYRRSGVGRRLLAFLEAQAQAQGYERVVLYTAVVTKAAISLFESSGYRPTGGRSWLGYTILQEFSKEL